The proteins below come from a single Leptotrichia sp. oral taxon 223 genomic window:
- the grpE gene encoding nucleotide exchange factor GrpE has translation MSEKDLEKENLEGEAVQNEAVEEQNENAENKAAEKSMEETSDDCGNKVKKLEAELQEWKNSYTRKLAEFQNFAKRKENEVAEMRKYASEEIVVKLLDNIDNLERAVDASKESQNFDSLIEGVNMILNNLKHLLTEEGVEEIEAAGKEYNPYEHKAMITENKEELDDNMVVQVFQKGYKMKGKVVRPAMVTVNKK, from the coding sequence ATGTCGGAAAAAGATTTGGAAAAGGAAAATTTGGAAGGTGAAGCTGTACAAAATGAGGCGGTTGAGGAACAAAATGAAAATGCAGAAAATAAAGCCGCTGAAAAAAGTATGGAGGAAACTTCTGATGATTGTGGCAATAAGGTAAAAAAATTGGAAGCTGAACTTCAGGAATGGAAAAATTCATACACAAGAAAGTTAGCTGAATTTCAAAACTTTGCAAAAAGGAAAGAAAATGAAGTTGCTGAAATGAGAAAATACGCTTCTGAAGAAATTGTCGTTAAATTGCTGGACAATATAGATAATCTGGAAAGAGCGGTTGACGCCTCGAAGGAAAGTCAAAACTTTGATTCATTAATCGAAGGAGTTAATATGATTTTGAATAATTTGAAGCATTTATTGACTGAAGAAGGCGTGGAAGAAATTGAAGCGGCTGGAAAAGAGTACAATCCTTACGAACATAAAGCAATGATTACTGAAAACAAAGAAGAACTGGATGACAACATGGTTGTGCAAGTTTTCCAGAAAGGGTACAAGATGAAAGGGAAGGTTGTAAGGCCTGCGATGGTAACAGTTAATAAGAAATAG
- a CDS encoding aldose 1-epimerase family protein encodes MESTINTLKYGNVEIAVADRGAELRSYKVNGEEFMWDRKPEFWAASSPVLFPFVGTIKNGAYSYNGKEYKISTRHGFARTEDFELVEKNETSLKFRFSSNKETLQKYPFEFELFITYTIVGNTLEIGYNVVNKNNSDMYFSLGTHPAFALDVNDDIKLSDYYLEFEKNETSQKYKLTDNGLVFDEKVDCLNNENKLQITETVFDDDAIVFDDLKSEKVTIKNSKNSKELSVEYKGFPYIAFWSKPKAPYVCIEPWYGISDFESASGKLEEKIGILKLKDGEEFFAKLVVEGKK; translated from the coding sequence ATGGAAAGTACAATAAATACTTTAAAATATGGGAATGTTGAAATTGCAGTTGCGGATAGAGGAGCGGAATTACGAAGTTATAAAGTGAATGGAGAAGAGTTTATGTGGGACAGAAAGCCTGAGTTTTGGGCTGCCAGTTCACCTGTGCTGTTTCCGTTTGTTGGGACTATAAAAAATGGGGCTTATAGTTACAACGGAAAAGAATATAAAATTTCTACACGGCATGGATTTGCTCGAACTGAGGATTTTGAACTGGTTGAGAAAAATGAAACTTCTTTGAAGTTTAGATTTTCTTCTAATAAAGAAACCTTACAGAAGTATCCGTTTGAGTTTGAATTGTTTATAACTTATACAATTGTTGGAAATACTTTGGAAATTGGGTATAATGTTGTTAATAAAAATAATTCTGATATGTATTTTTCGCTTGGGACACATCCTGCATTTGCACTTGATGTAAATGATGATATAAAATTGAGTGATTATTATTTGGAATTTGAGAAAAATGAAACTTCGCAGAAATATAAACTTACTGATAATGGGTTAGTTTTTGATGAAAAAGTTGATTGCTTGAATAATGAGAATAAATTGCAGATAACTGAAACAGTGTTTGATGATGATGCAATAGTATTTGATGATTTGAAATCAGAGAAAGTTACGATAAAAAATAGTAAAAATTCTAAAGAGCTTAGTGTTGAGTATAAAGGGTTTCCTTATATTGCATTCTGGAGCAAGCCGAAAGCTCCTTATGTGTGTATAGAGCCTTGGTATGGAATTTCTGACTTTGAAAGTGCGAGCGGGAAATTGGAAGAAAAAATTGGAATTTTGAAATTGAAAGATGGAGAAGAATTTTTTGCAAAATTAGTTGTGGAAGGAAAAAAATAA
- a CDS encoding metal ABC transporter solute-binding protein, Zn/Mn family, which produces MSKNNVLKKLNLVIAVCVAMMLLISCGKGGAASGKKIKVTTTTTMLTDLVKTIGGDKVEVTGLMGEGVDPHLYSASAGDIEKLGNADIIVYGGLHLEGKMTEIFEKLTSQNKNILNVGDKLDKSKIHLVEANTPDPHVWFNTELWEKEAEAVEAELSKFDPKNSGYYKENLKKYKAELNELTTYVKTRINEIPEKSRVLVTAHDAFNYFGEQFGLEVKAIQGVSTDSETGTKNISDLANFIVEKNIKAIFVESSVPKKSIEALQEAVKARGKEVKIGGELYSDSLGDEAHNTETYIKTVKANADTIVNALK; this is translated from the coding sequence ATGAGTAAAAATAATGTACTTAAAAAATTGAATTTGGTAATTGCGGTATGTGTGGCAATGATGTTGTTAATATCTTGTGGAAAAGGTGGAGCTGCATCAGGGAAAAAGATAAAAGTTACAACAACTACGACAATGCTTACTGATCTTGTAAAGACAATTGGTGGAGATAAAGTTGAAGTTACAGGACTTATGGGAGAAGGAGTAGATCCGCATCTATACAGTGCCAGTGCAGGTGATATTGAAAAACTTGGAAATGCTGACATTATAGTGTATGGTGGATTGCATTTGGAAGGTAAAATGACAGAAATTTTTGAAAAATTAACTTCTCAAAACAAAAATATATTAAATGTTGGGGATAAACTGGATAAAAGTAAAATTCATTTAGTCGAAGCAAATACTCCTGATCCGCATGTATGGTTCAATACAGAATTATGGGAAAAGGAAGCTGAAGCAGTGGAAGCTGAATTAAGCAAATTTGATCCTAAAAATAGCGGCTACTACAAAGAAAACCTAAAAAAATATAAAGCTGAACTAAATGAACTTACTACTTATGTAAAAACAAGAATTAATGAAATTCCTGAAAAAAGCAGAGTTCTTGTAACTGCTCACGACGCATTCAACTACTTTGGGGAACAATTTGGATTGGAAGTAAAAGCTATACAGGGTGTATCTACAGATTCTGAAACTGGTACAAAAAATATAAGTGATTTGGCTAATTTCATTGTGGAAAAAAATATAAAAGCAATATTTGTAGAATCTTCTGTTCCGAAAAAAAGCATAGAAGCATTGCAGGAAGCTGTAAAGGCTAGAGGAAAAGAAGTTAAAATAGGTGGAGAATTGTACTCAGATTCATTGGGGGATGAAGCACATAACACTGAAACTTATATTAAAACAGTTAAGGCAAATGCAGATACAATTGTAAATGCATTAAAATAA
- a CDS encoding metal ABC transporter ATP-binding protein: protein MNQNVSDDVIIKVEDLTIAYEDKPVLWDVELGIKKGILMAIVGPNGAGKSTLIKAMLDLINPVTGEVKFYNEKYGKVRDKIAYVPQRGSVDWDFPTTVFDVVEMGRYGKVGWLKKVRKIDKEKTKEAIHKVEMDEFSDRQISQLSGGQQQRVFLARALVQDAEIYFMDEPFQGVDSKTEKSIVNILKKLRDEKKTVIVVHHDLQTVKDYFDYVTFINVSVIASGPVEKIFTPENIEKTYKSKKLTQNNKNQSEIEKRD, encoded by the coding sequence ATGAATCAAAATGTTTCTGATGATGTTATTATAAAAGTTGAAGATTTAACAATAGCATATGAAGATAAACCTGTTTTATGGGATGTTGAGCTGGGTATCAAAAAAGGTATTCTTATGGCGATAGTGGGGCCGAATGGAGCTGGGAAATCTACTTTGATTAAGGCGATGCTTGATTTGATAAATCCTGTCACTGGCGAGGTGAAATTTTATAATGAAAAATACGGTAAAGTAAGGGATAAGATTGCTTATGTACCTCAGAGAGGAAGTGTTGACTGGGATTTTCCGACTACTGTGTTTGATGTTGTGGAAATGGGACGTTATGGAAAAGTTGGATGGTTAAAGAAAGTTAGAAAAATTGATAAGGAAAAAACAAAGGAAGCTATTCACAAAGTGGAAATGGATGAGTTCTCAGATAGACAGATAAGCCAGTTATCTGGTGGGCAGCAGCAGAGGGTGTTTTTGGCACGGGCATTGGTGCAGGATGCAGAGATATACTTTATGGATGAGCCTTTTCAAGGCGTTGACAGCAAAACTGAAAAATCTATTGTAAATATTTTAAAAAAATTACGGGATGAGAAAAAAACTGTAATTGTTGTTCATCACGATTTACAGACAGTAAAGGATTATTTTGACTATGTGACATTTATAAATGTTTCTGTTATAGCTTCTGGGCCTGTGGAGAAAATTTTTACTCCTGAAAATATTGAAAAAACATACAAAAGTAAAAAATTAACTCAAAATAATAAAAATCAGTCTGAAATCGAAAAGAGGGATTAA
- a CDS encoding type II toxin-antitoxin system PemK/MazF family toxin codes for MVKQGDIIKINFNPNKGHEQAGYRPALVISNNTYNNQTKMAIVCPITNTSKEFPLHVELDERVDITGVILCEHVRAMDIYERGYKYIEKLPKDLLKKVSEVIGFEIEVV; via the coding sequence ATGGTAAAACAAGGGGATATAATAAAAATAAACTTTAATCCAAATAAAGGGCATGAGCAGGCAGGATATAGACCAGCTTTAGTTATTAGTAACAACACATATAATAATCAAACTAAAATGGCAATTGTTTGTCCAATAACTAACACATCGAAAGAATTTCCACTACATGTAGAATTAGATGAAAGAGTAGATATAACTGGTGTAATACTCTGTGAACATGTTCGTGCAATGGATATTTATGAAAGAGGATACAAATATATAGAAAAATTACCAAAAGATCTGTTAAAAAAGGTATCTGAAGTTATTGGGTTTGAGATTGAGGTTGTATAG
- the dnaK gene encoding molecular chaperone DnaK — MSKIIGIDLGTTNSCVAVMEGGNFSIIPNSDGGRTTPSVVNIKDNGEIIVGEIAKRQAITNPDSTVISIKTQMGSDYKVNIHGKDYTPQEISAMILKKLKKDAESYLGESVTEAVITVPAYFTDAQRQATKDAGEIAGLKVQRIINEPTAAALSYGLDKKKEEKVLVFDLGGGTFDVSVLEIGDGVVEVISTSGNNHLGGDNFDQKIIDWLADEFKKETGIDLRNDKMAVQRLKDAAEDAKKKLSTTLETQISLPFITMDASGPKHLEKKLTRAAFDELTKDLVEATKGPVKQALEDADLSPNEINEVLLVGGSTRIPAVQEWVKSFLGKEPNKSINPDEVVAAGAAIQGGVLMGDVKDVLLLDVTPLSLGIETLGGVFTKIIERNTTVPVKKSQVFSTAADNQPAVSINVLQGERAKAADNHKLGEFNLEGIPAAPRGIPQIEVTFDIDANGIVHVSAKDLGTGKENTVTISGSSNLSKDDIEKMKKDAEAHEAEDKKFQELVEVRNQADQLVIATEKTIKENEAKLQGTEKEDIEKAIEELKKVKDGDDVEAIRKSIEELSKVSQGFATRMYQEAAQAQQAAQGGETAGENNNSGADDVEDAEVVD; from the coding sequence ATGAGTAAAATAATAGGAATAGATTTAGGGACAACAAACAGCTGCGTGGCAGTTATGGAAGGTGGAAACTTTTCAATTATACCAAATTCTGATGGTGGGAGAACTACTCCGTCAGTTGTAAATATTAAGGATAATGGAGAAATTATTGTAGGGGAAATTGCAAAAAGACAGGCTATTACAAATCCTGATTCGACTGTAATTTCAATAAAGACACAAATGGGATCAGACTATAAAGTAAATATTCATGGAAAAGACTATACACCACAAGAAATTTCAGCCATGATATTGAAAAAATTGAAAAAAGATGCTGAATCTTACTTGGGAGAATCTGTAACAGAAGCTGTAATTACAGTGCCTGCATACTTTACAGATGCACAAAGACAAGCAACAAAGGATGCTGGAGAAATTGCAGGACTTAAAGTTCAAAGAATTATAAATGAGCCAACAGCGGCTGCATTATCTTATGGACTAGACAAGAAAAAAGAAGAAAAAGTATTAGTATTTGACTTGGGTGGAGGTACATTTGACGTATCTGTGCTTGAAATTGGGGATGGAGTTGTGGAAGTTATTTCAACTTCTGGAAATAACCACTTAGGTGGAGACAATTTTGACCAAAAAATCATTGACTGGTTGGCTGATGAGTTTAAAAAAGAAACTGGAATTGATTTGAGAAACGATAAAATGGCAGTTCAAAGATTGAAAGATGCAGCAGAAGATGCCAAGAAAAAATTATCAACTACATTAGAAACACAAATTTCATTACCATTTATTACAATGGATGCAAGTGGACCAAAACATTTGGAAAAGAAATTAACTCGTGCGGCATTTGATGAATTGACAAAAGACTTGGTTGAAGCAACTAAAGGGCCAGTAAAACAAGCGTTGGAAGATGCTGATTTAAGCCCTAACGAAATTAATGAAGTATTGCTGGTTGGAGGTTCTACAAGAATTCCAGCGGTTCAAGAATGGGTAAAATCTTTCTTAGGAAAAGAACCTAACAAATCAATCAATCCTGATGAAGTAGTTGCGGCAGGAGCGGCAATTCAAGGTGGAGTATTAATGGGAGACGTTAAAGACGTATTGTTATTAGACGTAACTCCATTATCATTAGGAATTGAAACTTTAGGTGGAGTATTTACTAAAATAATTGAAAGAAACACAACTGTGCCAGTTAAAAAATCACAAGTGTTCTCAACAGCGGCTGATAATCAACCAGCAGTATCAATCAACGTATTGCAAGGAGAAAGAGCAAAAGCTGCAGACAACCACAAATTAGGAGAATTTAACTTGGAAGGAATCCCAGCAGCTCCAAGAGGAATTCCTCAAATTGAAGTAACATTCGACATTGACGCAAATGGAATTGTACACGTTTCTGCAAAAGACTTGGGAACTGGAAAAGAAAACACAGTAACAATTTCTGGAAGTTCTAACTTGTCTAAAGACGACATCGAAAAAATGAAAAAAGATGCCGAAGCACACGAAGCTGAAGATAAAAAATTCCAAGAATTAGTTGAAGTTAGAAACCAAGCTGATCAATTGGTAATTGCAACAGAAAAAACAATAAAAGAAAATGAAGCTAAACTTCAAGGAACTGAAAAAGAAGACATCGAAAAAGCAATAGAAGAATTGAAAAAAGTAAAAGATGGCGACGATGTAGAAGCAATCAGAAAATCAATTGAAGAATTATCAAAAGTTTCTCAAGGTTTCGCAACAAGAATGTACCAAGAAGCAGCTCAAGCACAACAAGCAGCACAAGGCGGAGAAACAGCTGGAGAAAATAATAACTCTGGTGCTGACGATGTGGAAGATGCGGAAGTTGTGGATTAA
- a CDS encoding AbrB/MazE/SpoVT family DNA-binding domain-containing protein, with the protein MTEVSKIKKWGNSQGIRIPKKMLEMLDLKVNDSISIEEGENCLKIKKVEEKLSNIEKLFLNYDGEYEKIDLDWDNEVGKEIW; encoded by the coding sequence ATGACAGAGGTTTCAAAAATAAAAAAATGGGGAAATAGTCAAGGTATCAGAATACCTAAAAAAATGTTAGAAATGTTAGATTTAAAAGTAAATGACAGTATTTCAATTGAAGAAGGGGAAAATTGCTTGAAAATAAAAAAAGTAGAAGAAAAATTGAGCAATATTGAGAAATTATTTTTAAATTATGATGGTGAATATGAAAAAATAGATTTAGACTGGGATAATGAGGTTGGTAAAGAAATATGGTAA
- a CDS encoding metal-dependent transcriptional regulator → MSRSIEDYLKGIYTLKKKKEYSNKKLAEYLNISPASVSEMIKKLVNDDYLTIDKKTVKLTEKGNGFALDIIRKHRVWEVFLFEKLGYDKEEVHKEAEILEHVTSDKLLQKLEKFLFYPKECPHGSPIFYDVKNFNEENIIKLSEAEEDDEIVILSVEDNIELYDYLRDLNINLKEEYIVEKKDPFDGPIYLKSKANNEKVVAFNAATMIKVYKKNEDMEETDYE, encoded by the coding sequence ATGAGCAGAAGTATAGAAGATTATTTAAAGGGAATATATACTTTAAAAAAAAAGAAGGAATATTCCAATAAAAAACTTGCGGAATATTTAAATATCTCTCCAGCCTCAGTCAGCGAAATGATAAAAAAGCTGGTAAATGACGATTATTTAACTATTGACAAAAAAACAGTAAAACTTACTGAAAAAGGGAATGGATTTGCACTTGACATTATACGTAAACATAGGGTTTGGGAAGTTTTTTTATTTGAAAAGTTGGGATATGATAAGGAAGAAGTGCATAAAGAAGCGGAAATTCTGGAGCATGTAACAAGTGACAAGTTACTTCAAAAGCTGGAAAAATTCCTGTTTTATCCTAAGGAATGTCCACATGGCAGCCCAATTTTCTATGATGTAAAAAACTTCAATGAGGAAAATATTATAAAATTGTCTGAAGCTGAGGAAGATGACGAAATTGTTATACTAAGTGTAGAGGACAATATTGAATTATATGATTATCTGCGGGATTTGAATATAAATTTAAAGGAAGAATATATTGTGGAAAAAAAGGATCCGTTTGATGGACCGATATATTTAAAAAGTAAAGCAAATAATGAAAAAGTAGTAGCTTTCAATGCAGCAACTATGATTAAAGTTTATAAAAAAAATGAAGATATGGAGGAAACAGATTATGAGTAA
- the dnaJ gene encoding molecular chaperone DnaJ, with protein MAKKDYYEVLGVPKNASEQDIKKAYRSMAKKYHPDRNKDNPEAEAKFKEVQEAHEVLSDPQKRAAYDQYGHAAFENGGAGAGAGGFGEQGFGGFRSSTGGFGFEDLGDIFGSFGSFFDGRSRSQGPRVHQGSDLRYNLKLTLEDVAFGTEKEIKYKREGQCKTCHGSGAEPGHHMKTCDKCNGSGHVRVQQRTLFGMTSGIQECDKCHGTGKIPEKECHSCHGTGLEKETCTRKVRFPSGIETGQRLVVREGGNAGENGGIFGDLYVYITVEKHDIFERISEYDIHCEVPVKMTTAILGGEVEVPTLSGKKKIVIPEGTQNGKIFRLRNEGIKYSRSENRGDEIVEIKVETPTNLTDKQKEILREFDGSLDNKKNFKKANTFKDKIKRFFSKFEN; from the coding sequence ATGGCAAAAAAAGATTATTATGAAGTGCTTGGCGTACCCAAAAACGCTTCGGAACAGGATATAAAAAAGGCGTATAGGAGTATGGCAAAAAAATATCATCCAGATAGAAACAAGGATAATCCTGAAGCTGAAGCCAAATTTAAGGAAGTACAGGAAGCACATGAAGTATTAAGCGATCCGCAAAAAAGGGCAGCTTATGATCAGTATGGACATGCGGCGTTTGAAAATGGAGGAGCTGGTGCTGGCGCAGGCGGCTTTGGTGAACAAGGCTTTGGAGGCTTTAGAAGCAGCACAGGTGGCTTTGGATTTGAGGATCTGGGAGATATTTTCGGAAGTTTTGGAAGTTTTTTTGATGGAAGAAGTCGTAGTCAAGGGCCAAGAGTACATCAGGGATCTGACTTGAGATATAACTTGAAATTGACGTTGGAAGATGTGGCTTTTGGTACAGAAAAAGAAATAAAATATAAAAGAGAAGGACAATGTAAAACTTGTCATGGAAGTGGTGCAGAACCTGGACATCATATGAAAACATGTGATAAATGTAACGGATCAGGACATGTAAGAGTGCAGCAAAGAACATTGTTTGGCATGACAAGTGGAATACAGGAATGTGACAAGTGTCATGGAACTGGAAAAATACCTGAAAAGGAATGCCATAGTTGTCATGGAACAGGCCTTGAAAAAGAAACATGCACAAGAAAAGTAAGATTCCCGTCGGGTATTGAAACTGGACAAAGACTTGTTGTAAGGGAAGGTGGAAACGCTGGAGAAAATGGTGGAATCTTTGGGGACTTATACGTGTATATAACAGTTGAAAAACATGATATTTTTGAAAGAATAAGCGAATACGATATTCATTGTGAAGTACCTGTAAAGATGACAACAGCTATTTTAGGCGGAGAAGTGGAAGTGCCTACACTTAGCGGCAAGAAAAAGATAGTAATTCCTGAAGGAACTCAAAATGGAAAAATATTCAGATTGAGAAATGAGGGAATTAAGTACAGCCGAAGTGAGAACAGAGGCGATGAAATTGTCGAAATAAAAGTGGAAACGCCAACAAATCTTACTGATAAGCAAAAAGAAATCCTACGTGAATTTGACGGCTCGTTAGACAATAAGAAAAATTTTAAAAAGGCAAATACTTTTAAAGACAAAATAAAAAGATTTTTTAGTAAATTTGAAAATTGA
- a CDS encoding biotin transporter BioY, which translates to MKQNALINNIVKIETKEKEILKNVLLVLGGVVFLSLMAQVMIPLPYTPVPITLGTFGVALMALLYGRKLGTATILSYVAAGSLGAPIFAGAKAGSLFSATGGYILGYIVSTILLGYLADKGVTKSYVKTILSLMLSSAIILTLGALQLSLFVTGKNAFMVGVLPFLPGDALKSTAVTLLVPTLWKFIPRKDDNK; encoded by the coding sequence ATGAAACAGAATGCTTTAATTAACAATATTGTTAAAATTGAAACAAAAGAAAAGGAGATTTTGAAAAATGTTCTCTTAGTATTAGGTGGAGTAGTATTTCTAAGTTTAATGGCTCAAGTTATGATTCCATTACCTTATACTCCGGTACCAATAACACTTGGAACATTTGGAGTTGCATTAATGGCATTACTATATGGCAGAAAATTAGGAACTGCTACTATACTTTCGTATGTTGCAGCAGGTAGCTTAGGTGCTCCAATTTTTGCTGGTGCTAAAGCAGGTTCTTTATTTTCAGCGACAGGAGGATATATCTTAGGATACATTGTTTCTACAATTCTTTTAGGATATTTAGCTGATAAGGGAGTTACAAAATCTTATGTGAAGACAATCCTTTCATTAATGCTTTCTAGTGCGATTATCTTGACATTAGGTGCATTGCAGTTATCATTATTTGTAACTGGTAAAAATGCGTTTATGGTTGGTGTGCTGCCTTTCCTTCCAGGAGATGCGTTAAAATCAACTGCTGTAACATTACTTGTCCCAACATTATGGAAATTTATTCCAAGAAAAGATGATAACAAATAA
- a CDS encoding metal ABC transporter permease, translating to MDFSFEIQLIAIMVASACSILGTFLVLKSMAMVSDAITHTILLGIVIAFFAVHDLNSPLLIIGAGIVGVLTVYLVELLNSTRLVKEDSAIGVVFPLLFSIAVILISMYAGNVHLDVDSVLLGELAFAPFNRVQIFGFSVAKGLVTTFVIFLINVSFVTVFFKELKISVFDKALAITLGMKPVLIHYMLMSLVSMTAVASFEAVGSILVVAFMIGPPITAYLLTDKLKVMIGLSIVLGAVASVAGFHFARLFDISIAGSIAVAIGIIFLLTLIFSPRKGLIFTINRKRTQKMVFSVRILLIHLSNHINTKQEKDECGIDTIDNHLRWNKGFLNKVIKKAKKEKYIYVDSSVYKLSEKGEKYLQLNNS from the coding sequence ATGGATTTTTCATTTGAAATACAGTTAATTGCAATAATGGTGGCAAGTGCCTGCTCAATTTTGGGAACATTTCTGGTTTTAAAAAGTATGGCGATGGTTTCAGATGCGATAACACATACTATTTTGCTTGGAATTGTAATAGCATTTTTTGCAGTTCATGATTTGAACTCCCCTTTGCTAATCATTGGTGCGGGAATAGTTGGTGTTTTAACCGTTTACCTTGTGGAACTTCTTAATTCGACAAGGCTTGTCAAGGAAGATTCTGCAATTGGAGTGGTTTTCCCGCTGTTATTCAGTATTGCTGTAATTTTAATTTCAATGTATGCTGGAAATGTACATTTGGACGTTGATTCAGTATTGTTGGGAGAACTGGCATTCGCACCATTTAATCGGGTACAGATATTTGGCTTCAGTGTTGCAAAAGGGCTAGTTACAACTTTTGTAATATTTTTAATAAATGTATCTTTTGTTACTGTTTTTTTCAAGGAGTTAAAAATATCAGTATTTGACAAGGCTCTTGCAATAACACTTGGAATGAAGCCAGTATTAATTCACTATATGCTAATGTCGCTTGTATCAATGACAGCAGTGGCATCGTTTGAAGCGGTTGGTTCAATACTGGTGGTTGCCTTTATGATTGGGCCTCCAATTACAGCGTATTTATTGACAGATAAGCTAAAAGTAATGATTGGATTAAGCATTGTTCTAGGAGCTGTAGCAAGTGTGGCTGGATTTCATTTTGCAAGGCTTTTTGACATTTCAATCGCAGGAAGTATCGCAGTTGCAATTGGTATAATTTTTCTTTTAACATTGATATTCTCTCCAAGGAAAGGGCTAATTTTCACAATAAACCGAAAAAGAACTCAAAAAATGGTATTTTCAGTCAGAATTTTGCTAATCCATTTATCAAACCACATAAATACTAAGCAGGAAAAAGATGAATGTGGAATTGACACCATTGACAATCACTTACGTTGGAATAAAGGATTTTTGAATAAAGTTATTAAAAAAGCTAAAAAGGAAAAGTATATCTATGTGGACAGCAGTGTTTACAAACTTTCTGAAAAGGGAGAAAAATATTTGCAGTTAAATAATAGTTAA
- a CDS encoding metal ABC transporter permease, with protein sequence MNILNLLISDHTFRTVALGCSLLGMVSGILGCFAVLRKQSLLGDAVSHASLPGVCLAFLFTNVKNTEVLLLGALITGIVCIGLIQLIQNYTKIKFDSALALILSVFFGFGLVLLSYLNKLPGANKSGLNKFIFGQASTFIKRDVNIILITGIVLLIIIILFWKEFKIVSFDSDFAKTLGFPSKKIEILISILIVTTVIIGIQAAGVILISAMLISPAVAARQWTDKLSIMVILAAFFGGISGLLGTLISISESNLPTGPVIVIIISIIVIISILFSNKRGIVFKIIRNQKRKKEFREKLENKKAGLNNFKINNLERGK encoded by the coding sequence ATGAACATATTAAATCTTCTTATTTCTGATCATACTTTTAGGACAGTTGCACTTGGCTGCTCGCTGCTTGGAATGGTTTCTGGAATACTTGGCTGCTTTGCAGTTTTACGAAAGCAAAGTTTATTGGGAGATGCGGTTTCTCACGCTTCACTTCCTGGAGTTTGCTTGGCTTTTTTATTTACAAACGTGAAAAATACAGAAGTTTTGCTGCTAGGTGCCTTAATAACAGGAATTGTATGTATCGGTTTGATCCAGTTAATTCAAAATTATACAAAAATAAAATTTGACAGCGCTTTGGCATTGATTTTATCGGTATTTTTTGGGTTTGGTCTCGTTTTACTTTCTTATTTGAATAAATTGCCAGGTGCGAATAAATCGGGATTAAATAAATTTATTTTTGGGCAGGCGTCAACATTTATTAAAAGAGATGTAAATATTATCCTGATTACCGGGATTGTTCTCCTAATTATAATTATTCTTTTCTGGAAGGAATTTAAAATTGTTTCATTTGACTCTGATTTTGCCAAGACATTGGGATTTCCAAGTAAAAAAATTGAAATATTGATTTCCATATTGATTGTAACTACTGTAATAATCGGTATTCAGGCGGCAGGAGTAATTTTAATAAGTGCAATGCTTATTTCTCCAGCAGTTGCTGCACGGCAATGGACAGACAAACTTTCAATCATGGTAATTTTGGCAGCATTTTTTGGAGGAATATCAGGTCTGCTTGGAACTTTGATAAGTATAAGTGAAAGCAATTTGCCTACTGGGCCTGTTATCGTTATAATTATAAGCATAATCGTGATTATTAGTATTCTTTTTTCAAATAAAAGAGGGATTGTATTTAAAATTATAAGGAATCAGAAAAGAAAAAAAGAATTTAGGGAAAAGCTTGAAAATAAAAAAGCTGGATTAAATAATTTTAAAATAAATAATTTGGAAAGGGGGAAATAA
- a CDS encoding pre-toxin TG domain-containing protein yields the protein MGDTGGACLGGKLLQDCLARNKKFMDDYKKVDRKKILPITSFFLDLSPAGTIKGGIEGIIGKDILTGEDLNLLTRILSIIPIARPALKGQKNL from the coding sequence GTGGGGGACACAGGAGGAGCTTGTTTAGGTGGAAAATTATTACAAGATTGTTTGGCACGTAACAAAAAATTTATGGATGATTATAAAAAAGTTGATAGAAAAAAAATATTGCCTATAACAAGCTTCTTTTTAGACCTTTCTCCAGCAGGAACAATAAAAGGTGGAATAGAAGGAATAATTGGAAAGGATATACTAACAGGGGAAGACCTTAATCTTTTAACAAGAATTTTAAGTATTATTCCAATAGCAAGACCGGCTTTAAAGGGACAAAAAAACTTATAA